A segment of the Microbacterium luteolum genome:
GGATGCCGGCACGACGACAGCAGTGAGGTCGGCCGGGATCGTCGCCGGATCATCCACGCGATACCCGATGACCAGCGTGTAGTCGCCGAGGTTGTCGATGCCGGCGTGCTCATGCTCGGCGTAGACGGCATACAGGTCGCCGTCGGCACGCAGTCGCCCCGCGAGGTCAGCCCGCTGGAAGGCTTCCCAGTGCGGCGGGATGGTCGTCGCCGCTTCCCGGTTGCTCGTGCGCAGCGGCAGTCCGACGACGGTGAATTCTTCCTGTGTGGTTCGCATGGTTCCAGCCTGCCCACGACCGCTTGACGATTCTTGCGCTGTCGCGATGCGGCATCCGCCGTTTCCTCGACGGCGCCCCCGTCGACTCACCAGGGGCTGGGCTCGTAGTCCTTCAGGAACACGCCGTGGATGTCTTCGCCCGCCTCGCCGCGCACGATCGGGTCGTACACGCGGGCCGCGCCGTCGACCAGGTCGAGCGGGGCGTGGAAGCCCTCTTCGGCGAGCCGCACCTTCGTGTAGTGCGGGCGTTCGTCGGTGATCCAGCCGGTGTCGACGGCGGTCATCAGGATGCCATCGGTCTCGAGCATCTCGCCGGCGCTGGTGCGCGTGAGCATGTTCAGCGCGGCCTTCGCCATGTTCGTGTGCGGATGCCCCGGCCCCTTGTACCGGCGGGAGAA
Coding sequences within it:
- a CDS encoding GyrI-like domain-containing protein, producing MRTTQEEFTVVGLPLRTSNREAATTIPPHWEAFQRADLAGRLRADGDLYAVYAEHEHAGIDNLGDYTLVIGYRVDDPATIPADLTAVVVPASAREIVSLEPGRPDLVGAAWQEIWSRSDLDLSYLADFERYAADGTIEISLGLRSAS